From Aspergillus luchuensis IFO 4308 DNA, chromosome 2, nearly complete sequence:
GTCCCAGGAGGCAAGCCCACAACGACAACTGTTCCTCTAGGTTGCACATACTGGGATCGGTAAGAAGGTAATTATATCAGGCGCTGCTTAGAAAAAGACTAACCTGAAGTGCTCCTTTGAGAAGTGATCCCGATCCCTCTATCAGTATTGCAGCGTCGGGCCCGTTGCCAATCATACCCTGGACTTCAGCCACCATATCGGCCGAAGAATTGTAGTCTATATAGTACTCGACACCAAGCTTCtgtttatatagattatcaccatcatcgcctgTAGATATGGCCAGAACTCGACAGCCACCGGCCTTAGCGTATTGACATGTCAATGTTGTTAGTCCACCTGGCGGTCCCGCAACAGCTTCATCGCGTTAGCTGTGGCCTATTAATCATAAGTATTCATGGAAAGACGTACCTACAAGGCTACCGGGCTGTGCACCACTCTCCTGTACCGCTCTGAAGCACGTTGTCCCGACGCAGATAATCTAATTAGGATATTAACGATCTCAAGGGTAATAGATGACGAGCCTGAGTTTACCGGAGCCACAACATCAAGAGGGACCTGTTTAGGGAGTCGCACGACATGGCATGCTTGGCTGATGCAGTATTCCCGAAAGGTACCATCAACTGAATATCCGGTCATCCGAGCGTGTGGGCATGAGACGTAATCTGATTGTTTATCTGCATCGCAGACACCACAGGTCCTATTGATCCACTAATCGAACGTCAGAAGCATACCATTCCAGCAGCAATGTTGGGTAGTACCTGTATACCGACATGATCACCAATCTTAATGTCCTTCACCTCGTTACCGGCCGCTACAACAATACCCGTACCTTCGTGACCATCTTACACCGGAAGTCAGTATAACGTGGGAAACCTTCAACAGCCGTGGACCTACACACCGACGCGATGTTTCTTTCTAGTGACATGATTTCCTAGAGTAGTCAGCGCCTGATGTCTTAGTCTGGGACTAGATGAGGTTAACCTCTCCACTGATGAAGGGCGGAGTGACAGAGCCCGGAGAACTTCAAGTTGACCAGTACTTCGTCCGGACCTGGGGATAAAGGGGGTTTGTTCCTGCATTCCCGACCTGATACATCAGCAGGCGAACAGAGCGACAAGTGTGCACAGAAAACTAAAGATCCTCACCAGTAGTAATGCGTGGCCGCCCGAACAGCTGAGGCTGTGGCATTGGCATTGTCTGAATCGGGGCCATTGCTGTTCCGATGTTTTCTTTGTCGAAGTATTAGGAAGAGTgaaagcagcaacaagcgCTACTGCGAAAGAGAATGACGACCTGTGGCGACAGTCAAAGAACTGTAAACTCACCAGATATCAATTCCTCAGCCTGTTCTGCTAGCGAGTTCACCATCCGCCACCCCGGATCATGTGCatgtatttataaaatccATGAGTACGTGAAGGCTGCGCACAGACATAGCATCATCCATAGGTAGGATCTCAAACCCCCTGATGACCTGAGTGAGTTCCAGAAAGAGTAAACACCTTAGAAGGATATACTTCTAAAAAACCTGGCACCCGCAAACATGGGGGAGAAATGAGGAAACAGCCCGCCGGGGGATCAAGATACATCCCAGGTGACTAAGCTTACATCACCTGGAGCTCGACAGGGAATTGGGAGTTAAAAAGTCATGGGACCTCACATTAATATGAACAGTAGCCAGAGTTGTATGCAAACTTCATGTAGAGCAAGTGGAGGGATTTATGTCCGATTTCACTGCCAGGGTAGAAGAGAGAAGCGATAACATTCGAATGCAACCAGGCAGACCCATATTCCATCTGCAGAAGTATGCCCACAAGCCCAATGCAGCAGGGTTACCTGGGGATCCTTGTCTACTAACTAGAGAGGCCTATGAATGAAGAACAGAAAATGCGCTCAACAGTAACTCATAGCAGCATATCTCGCGTATCACATGGCTATGGTCATTGTAGTCATGGTAATTCAGTTGCGCACTTCCTTGGCTAAGTTGCTGAGACTTGGTTGTGAGACATTTTGCTGGGATAGCCAAGCTTGATGGCCAGCTATCAAGGTAGACTAGACGTCCGCGTTACTACAAGAAATGATGACGAGCAAAGTGTCTGATACTCTCGGTTCCTGTCTGACCGCATGCTAGAGCAATTTCTTGCAATGACAGAAGCGTGAAAGGTGCGGACCGACATTTTTGGGCCAGTGTGAGCAGATTAGTTGCCTACGAAGCTACTACAGGGATGAACAGACAGGCGTCTGCTCCTCGGAAGACATCGCATGTACTTATGCGCTGTTTGTAGTTGATATCCTGGTTttagagagagaaaaggaggctCACGGAATCCTCGGAGGACTGATCAAACACTCCCTGGTAAGGCCTATTTTGGGAAGCTGTTGACCGCTTGTTCACTGCGCTGGTACCCGAGAAAGCGAGTGGGGGCTTTTGAtcgggaggaagagctggggTGTAATGAGAACTGTCCGTGGCTAATACATGCAGCTCGTGTCCGGAAGCTGGGGCCTGGTAGCTAGCTGCCTGGGAAATGAGCCATGCTTTTGTATGGATCACCGGGTGTGGATATGAGATAGTCAATGCAAACCCTGCAGTTGATGTTAAGCGCCATTTGAGCAGTCAGTTTGAAACCAGAGCCAACTCAGCATGCAACGCTGGGATATCATCTTGGCGAATGAATCTCATATGAACAATAGCAGAGTTGAAGGGTTTGCTTTTTGCATGCCGTGGTTACCATGACTAATTCGTCGACAGCCACTGGCAGCTGTTCGAAGTATGACTGGTTCTTAGCCAACTTTCGCCATCTGCGAGCCAGGAAATTGACTGATCATAACGTGCAAGCCATGAATTGATGGCAGATTGTGAGTCATCAACAAAGTATGTGCTCCAGCGTTAACTGCAGCTCAAGCATGGGGTGGCACATCTTGAATGAGGTCTCCGGTAGAGCAGACGGCAATTACGTAATTGGAAGAAGGGCTTGACCTCAAGCCTTATGAGGCGGCTCCAAACAAGCCACTCTATCACGAATGGTTCATGGCACCCAATAGACAAGAGCGTTGTAGTCGCAACAAGGTAGAATTAAGAGCAGCCAGGAGCCACACGGAGTCGCGGGGCCCGATGTGGTACGACGGGTGATTTCTGGGGATTTCGGGAGCGCCCTACGGCGACGACTGCCGGGTACCGAAAAAGGGGAAGGTCCCGGAATGAGCCAATCAGAAACTAGGGATTATTATCAAAATCCCCACTTGCGGAGATAAGGGCTGTcgcaatttttttttctgcagCGTCCAGGCCCGCAAAAGCAGATGCCCAATATGCAGGGCTCAATAAGCTGTCTGGCTGAAGACCCTTTGTATAGACCCTTTCTTACTATTTATACCGGCTTCCTGTAACCCGTACTGTATCTCTGCCAGTTCTCCTCAAATCGTGTGGGTGTACATCGAGCGCTTGTGTTAACGTTCTTATCCACCGAGGGTAATTCGCAAGCTACCAATCTGGGAATGGCTGATATTGAGACCCATGTCCGCCATAGCCTGGACCAGGGGGCCCACGCAACCATAGAGAAGTCGGCTTCACAGGTAATAGCAGCAGAGGAACAAGATGACACTTTCGACGAGAAATATCCAGAGGGAGGCCTTCAGGCCTGGCTTGTGGTCCTAGGGTCATGGTGTGCAATGGTTCCCTCAATGGGATTGTTGAATACCATTTCAGTCCTCCATGCGTGGACATCCACCCATCAGCTCTCAGAATATTCTGAATCCAGTGTTGGATGGATCTTTGGcgtcttcagcttcttcctATATTTTGCAGGCGCCCAGGTCGGTATGTTTTATCCCAATATCCATATACCAAGATCATCCCAATTTCCACACATCAAGCGCAGCGGTTGATCTGATGATGCCGACAGGTCCGATATTTGACAGCCGTGGACCGCTGCCGGTCGTAGTCCCGGGGTCGATTGGTTTGGTGGTAGCAGTATTCTGCTTCAGTGAGAGCACAGGTTAGTCTTATTTTATGATTGTTCGAAGATGCCACTAACGCATAACAGAGTACTACCAAATCATGCTCTCTTTCAGCGTCCTAGGCGGCCTGTCGTCTTGCTGTCTCTTCACTCctgccatctccgccatcggaCACTGGTTCAATGTCCGTCGTGGCATCGCCACCGGAATCGCCTGTACTGCTGGCGGACTCGGtggcgtcttcttccccctcatCATATTGTATGTCGCCCCGAAATTGGGATTCGCATGGGCCATGCGCATCATCGGGATAATTTGTTTTGTGCTATGCGGTTGTGCATGCCTTCTTCTAAAGACACGGCTCAAGCCCGACACGAAGCGTGGCATGGCGATCGACCTTCGCGCCCTCCGAGAGCCCAACTATGCCCTCACCACACTTGCAGTATGGATGGTCGAGTTTGCAGTATTCGTACCTTATACCTATCTCTGCTCGTACGGTTTATATGCCAATATCGGAGAGTCGCTCTCGTACAAATTGTGTATCTTCCTCAACGTCGGTGCCATCCCGGGACGCGCATTTCCAGGACTTCTCGCGGACAGATTCGGACGGTTCAACGTGATGGCGTTCACTGCATTAGTTTGTGCAATCATGACGCTCGCATTGTGGTATAATGCGGGCACAAACGATGCTGCCATTATCGCGTACTCGGTTATGTTCGGGTTCTGGAGCGGTGCGGCTATCAGCTTGACCCCCGTTTGTATCGCACAGGTGTGTCGAACGGAGGATATAGGCAAGCGAAACGGAACGACGTTCACTCTGGTGAGCTTCGGAACCCTGACTGCGATTCCTATTGCGGGGGCGATACAAGAGAGGGACGGAGGTGCTTTCTGGGGATTGATTCTTTTTGGCGGAATCTTGTATCTTGCGGCGTGTGCTGCATTCGTGGTCGCGAGGGGAGTTGCTGGTGGTTGGAGGCTGAGAACAAAATTTTAGAAGTACATATTCGAAACAAAACATAGaaggataatataataatgcATAGGAATACTAGTAGGGGATTCACTGTTGCGACATTGGCTGACTGAGTGTTTGTAATTGGAACAGGGAGGCTGGCAGACGGGATTAGGAAGACCCTCGCACCGCCTCGCTTTCATGTATAGACTGGCCTGCTCCGGGTGATGAGATTCCAATATCTCCTGTTATAGTGTCGCCAATTATAAATTGTCACTAATATCTATAAAGCGGAGTGAGGCAGGAGTAATCGGTTAGTATGAGGAGAGTAGCTAAGCAATTACCTCCTTTGCATTATTGGTTGCCTCAGGCACATACACTTACATGTTTCCTCTCCGGCACTCCCGGACCAAGTCGCAATTCTAAGCTAGTCTGGAAGCGGGATCTATTGCAATTACTCTGATATGGAGCAGTCTATATTCTGGTAGCATATAGTCCTGGCACCACCAGGCGTCCGGATTCGGAAAATGTACTGTCCAAGCGACTGAAATTGATCACATTACTGGGTGCTTCTGAGCTGTGGTAGGAACAGGGATGTCAGTAGAAGCAGTGCTGAGGAGAGTTTTTCAGGGAAGCGCCCTAGCCGGACTAATAGTCACTTGTTGTAACTTTCTGCTTTCCGGAAGATTAGTTTGCTTTGAGAGACAAGGATCATCGGCATGCCTCTGTCCCGTGTTCCCGATGGATGCAACCCCATGCCTCCGGCAAATGCTGTAAGAGAGACCAGGAGCTTGCATCACAATGCCTCCATTGAAAATGACTTCTCTGGAGCCGGGTTTAACTTAATGATCACTGCGTTGCACAGGATGCGAGTTCGTACACGCTAGCCTCAGTGGCGCGGAATGCACGTTCCCAGGGCTCGACTAATGCAAATGAGGATGCAACCCATTTGCCTTGTTGAATATGGCCACTCAAGGAGAAGCAAGACGAAGCCACAGTGGGTACACTGCATCCCGACGAGTTCCTCCCGGATACGTCCTTGAAGCAAGAATGGGGAATTGGCCTCACTCTGGCCTGAAAGTAATGCAAACTCTTTTAAATGGCATAGCTTGGACGCAACATCTGAGACAGACATCTGGTAAAAGTGACCTCGTAGACAATATTGGTGACACACCGCGGGAGGTGTGTGGAGTGTCGCGAACCGTATGACTCGAATATCATTACTACAACGAACGTATTGCTGCTTGTATCCAGGGGGTTCGGTGCCACCGATTGGTGGATAGGAGAAGTCCGGGAGCATTTGCAAGTGAAATTTCTCTTCGTGActagagaaggaaaaagtaaCGAGAGCATACCGTGCTCTCCGTCCTCGTAAGCTGGATAAGACTCGTTATGTCGGTGGGGGCAAGTTCACCAGGGCAGCCTAGCCTCCATTCTGATGACTGCAAAGTTGGCGTCCAGCTGGGTCATGATACGTGCGCAAGGTATCTCATGGTGGGTAAGCAGTACGAATCGAAACCTGTAGCGTCGACAGTGTGAGTACCCTGCTATCCGGATTGGGAGTTAGATCTCGCCAAtctcgaggaggacgaaaaCCCTTACCTGCACTAGTCAAAGACGGCGAGAAATTGGTGGTCACTAAGAGACCAGACACACACACGGGCGCTTCGGAGCGTTTCAGGCCGCCAGAGAGAGTAGGAAAAGGAGACAGAGCAGAATGAGGACCTTGAGTGACCGGGAAGACACGTGAGTGCCACCAAGGTGCTCATGCTCTCAAGGTGCTCATTCTCTccattttataagtattctGACTTTCAACACCCGCACAACGATTCCTCtcgtttctttccttcctttcggTCATGAATGCTGGTCTTCTCTCACCTGGCAGGTGTATCCAAGATGAGACGGATGAAGGAGGTTGATCATCATTCACCAACCCGTGATTAGAATCCACTTCAGGCGACGGCTGCTGACATTTAGCGTCTTTTCTGGTCAAGCCTATGGTGGGGAAGCAGGGTCAGGCAACGCTCCCTCACTAACCAAGGTTTAGCCATGCTACGAGAGTTATTGCAGGCTGTTATGTAACTCGCCATTCAGCTGCCTCACCCCACAGCCGACTCAAGCCAAATGAGGGGCTGCACCGTCATGTTTGGTGCAGCGTGGAATGGTCATGACGCGCGGATAGCGCAGGAAAATGGCACGACGGATGAAATTGGTTGCTCTGGAAGGACATAAATAGGCCCTCATGCCTCTGGTTGCTCGATCTTTTCTAATTAACCACAACTCAAGTCTCAAGTTCTCAAGCGAAAGCAAAGCCTTCAATCTCAAACTACTTTAGTACATCTTTACCGGTTTTATACCAACTCTGCCAAAATGTCTCCCTGCTCCTGCAACTGCTGCTCTGGCAACtgctccagctgctcctgcGCCTCTTGCAGCGTGAGTAACCCATATTTTTGAGCCACCTGGTCTTGTATACCGGCGAAACCAGAGGAAACTGACCTTGTAATAATTAGCATTAAATGCTGTCGATGCTCGCTCCCCGGCCATGACTTCACCACCGCGCCCCGGCCATCTATACCAATACCACCAATTTCAGGCTGCATCTCGGGCTTGAAGACAACACTTTAGGGTATATTGAGATGGTTGATGTGAAACACTTGGGTGCGCAACTGGGAGTGAATGGAATGTATTCATGATATGGGTTTATGATTTTAGTTGTCTTTTCTATCATGTCACCTACATATAAGCTTCAGGTGTGCCAAATACAATAGAAAAGGCTTTTTGGGAGGATAAACTTGTTCCGCAATAAACAGATAATCGTAGATAAAGTTGTCAAAAGGCAACGCTATGAAGCCTCTGCAGACTCCATGCAGATGCACGGGTCAAATGCATGTGGTGAAACGTTGGACAGCACTCCACAGGTTGATCGCAGTCGCGTTCACTATTTCGACCTCCACTACAGAAGGGTTCGAGACAAGCACGGGAATAGCCGCAAGGGGCAAGAGCTTCCAGATGGCTTGCTTTTTACAGCATGGaatgcatcatccacatgTTGGCGGCGGATTCCGCATCGGAACTTTCCCCGATAGGAAGCATCCAACGTGACTCAATTGGCAGGATCCACGAACAGCCAAAGAGATTTCAGGCTTTTAGACTCTGAGGACTGGATTAGGGGTCTCAACTGTGTGGGCCTTTGCAGTTTGCGTCTGCCGATGGAGCTCTCGGTTAAGCTAGAATATGACTGCATCATCGCAGTGCGATTATGGGGCCAAGACGCAAGGGATATTTGACAGCGCCTCGTACTGCGTGCTGTACATGACATCTGCTATGATGATATTTCTCTGATATTGTTCAGATGTGTTGCTTCTGTATCGGTCTATGTCTTCTGTCTTCATTCCTGTGACCATGAGGTAGGAGTATCGACAACGATTAGGCTAACCAAGAAGGCAAACCGCAGCATTCGTGTAAGACATGGGGCTAAAGATTAGCGAGGACTACTAGTTCACGAGGAGCGAATAGAACTAGGAGGAATTATGTAGGAGACAGGCATCCATCGACCACTGTTTCGCTTGGGGTTAGACAGCGGCAACTTCGGATTTGTTTCCTGATCAGTTCGATCAACTGTGGCGTTTTCTAGTCGGCATTAAGCGCCGCAGGGTGGTCCACTACGAAGAAGGAAATTACTAAATCTTTATGAATGCGTCTATTATCCATCTAAGACAACCCTGGATAGGAGCCATGCGATTGGATTAAGATGGTGGACTGGTGTGAGTACCTGCTTGGTCGCCGAGAAGTGAGCAAATAACTTACAGCGCCAGTCGGGGGACATCCGATATCACGCTGAATCTGGGTTTGGGCAGCAGGGGCACACCAACCAGGCTATGCACGTAGTAGAGAGGGGGCGGACAATGGATCGGGCCAACCGGTGGCATGCGCGACGAGGGAAGCGGTACCTTAGTGGAGGTCTAGCCCGGTTGAGGTGGGCTGGGCTTAATCTCTTCCGCCGACCATCGTCCTcgcttcctccccacccgtATCCACGGCACCTGTCTGACagcccatcaccatcaccctcatcatTATTACCAAcgttcttcctccgctgACTTTCCACCAAGGTCCTACCTGCTACAAATCCCTCTCCTGATTTTGTTTGCAGCGTGAAGTGAATGGTGGTGTGATGGTGACAGTCTGATGATGGCCATACTCGATTGTctcatgaagaagaagataccCCTGCTCTTGGAGCGATATTCTtgcatgaagatgatgcagaacGTGGGATTTGACAAATGTAGTTGACTCAATCATTGGCTAACACTCGCCAAAGCAATAGTCAGACAGATAAGTTAAATGAATAAACGAGTCAGAGGCAGGCTACCTTGTTAGTGTCGGGGACCGGGCCTGTCCACGCTCTCAAGGTCCTCACAAGGTCCTCACCTGGAAAATCTCTGCCACGCACTTCCATTATATAAGACCGTGACGCAACAATGGCCAAACTGAGGAAATGATCAGAGCCGTCAATTCTATTCTCTCATCTTTCAATTATCTGAGTGACATACAATCTCAAGATTCTCAAAATGTCGTTCAATCCTAATGATGTTGACCTCGACACGGCCGACCCAACGGAGATCATTTGCTATCTCAACAAGTCAGAAAATGACTACAACGGCCAGCTGGGCGCCCGCATTTCGGCTATTTTCGTGATCTTTGCCGTTTCAACTGCAgtgaccttcttccccgtcgTCGCCAAGCGCATCCCCAGGCTGCATATCCCACTCTACGTCTACCTCTTCGCTCGTTACTTCGGTGCTGGTGTTATTATTGCAACAGCTTTTATCCATCTTCTGGACCCCGCATACTCCGAAATCGGCCCGCAGTCATGTGTTGGAATGACCGGTAACTGGGCAGATTACTCCTGGTGCCCTGCGATCGTTTTGACTTCGCTCATGTGCATTTTCCTCCTTGACTTTGGTGCTGAGCGTTATGTCGAAGTCAAGTATGGCGTCTGCAGAGAGGACCCCGAGCCAATCATGACCAGTGCAGTGGATAACTCGACTGTGGACAAGGCATCGCCCGGAAACTCTAGGAAGAGCGAGGCTGATGTGGAGGAGTTGTCCACCACTGACACATTGATCGAAAGGTCCTTCAAGCAACAGATTGCCGCCTTCCTCATTCTCGAGTTCGGTGTTATCTTCCACTCCGTCATCATTGGTCTGAACCTGGGAGTTACCGGCGACGAATTCGCGACTCTCTATCCGGTCCTTGTATTCCACCAGTCCTTCGAGGGTCTGGGTATCGGAGCTCGTATGTCCGCCATTCCTTTCCGCAAGGGCAGCTGGCTGCCGTGGATCCTTTGCAGCTTGTACGGATTGACCACGCCCATCTCGATCGCTATTGGCCTTGGTGTCAGAACTACATACAACTCTGGCTCCTACACTGCCAACGTGGTCTCCGGTGTTCTGGACTCCATTTCTGCCGGTATCCTCATCTACACTGGACTGGTTGAGCTTTTGGCCAGAGACTTCCTCTTCGACCCCCACCGCTCCCAAGACAACAAGAGACTGGCATTTATGGTCATCACCATGCTCTGGGGTGCTGGTATTATGGCTCTTCTCGGAAAGTGGGCTTAAGGTCAGATGAAGGTGTTGTTGTGAAATCGTGTGTCGCTTCTGTTAAGATTCCGTCGCTGGTTCTGATATCCGTTGCTCAtgcaaccttcttcttgctcataTTGCGCCCATTTGCTGTTCGAAATACCCTTGCATTCTATTCCAAAATTCTTTGTCATGTCCACATATGTATGGAGGATAATAATTAGCTAGGACGAAAGTGCTCAGACtgataaagatttattttccCTCTGTCAACATAGACCTGCACATCTACGTACTCTTCCATGAACTAAAGTGACTTTTATCTCGATAATCTACTACTTATGAGATAGGCTTCTATGAATGAATAATCAAAACCTCGAGCTGGTCGAAGAACAAAGGTTCCTCCTGTCTACTTCAGTTTCTGGCTTAGATCTAATTCGAGGGAAGATGTACCGTCGAGAAGCACGTGCCACCTTAACTGTCTTCCAATTCTGCTAGTACTCGTCGCCTACTCAGTACCAACCAAGCTACAGATATGCTGAGACTTTATCGAGGCGCGCCCCCTTCTCCAAAAGACATTGAACTGTGCACATATTGAACAGAATGTGGTCCTACTGAAGCTGATTGAAGGCATACCATTGTGCAACAGATTCCTTCGAGGGTCTACTACAGACAACCACAGCAACATCGTGttttccaccatcaaccaTTCAAGCTAAGTTAGTTTCTTTCAATCTCCATAACACTTCAACTGTTTTTACCCTCATCATTCCATTCACGTCCGCATTGACTAATCAGTATCTTCATACCAGGACTCTTCCAATCACCTACACCACTCGAGATCCCACCGTGAACATCCCAACCAACGCCCCTTTCAGCtactcaacaacaacctaaCTAGAAGGCGCCGTATCCTTGACAGTGGGATAATAATACCCACTCTCATCCAAGCTCGACGTATCCCAATACACCTGGTAAACATCGGTGACATTGGTCTCCTTGAGACGGAACACATCACTCAACTCGCCAGACGACTCCTCCCACATGAGATAAGAGGCATAGAAGAGGAAGTTATCAGTGACGGCATCAGAAGGCGTATCGATTCCGTTGCCGGTGAAACCAACAGGCAGGATCTCGTCGGCCGTGGGACGGATATAGAACAGGGTGTCGGAGTCGAGGGTGACGCcgtcggtggtggcggtggtaaTTAATTCGGTGTCGGTGATGACGACTGCAGCATGGTTAGTGAGATTGTTCTGTGCATGTGGTTTGGAAGGAATGCTGACAGGTGACGTCGGTGGTGACGGATCCATAGGGCCAGAGAGATGAGTCGCCGGCGTAGGCGAGACCTGATGCGAATGTCAGCATGTTATTTGGAACTGAGTTGAGATGACTATGTACCATCGGAATAGAAGAACTTGAGACCGGAAGCGGCGACACCCCAGGCATACAGACTGAACGATCCGCTAGGGTTGCGCTTCTCAAGGTTGGATTCGATCTTTGCAGACGGGGCGGCAAGGGCACCAGCGGCCAGAGCCaaggcggagatgatggaggacTTCATGGTGAGCAATACTAGTCTTTGAGTACTGAAGACTTACGAGAAAACTAGATACAATGTTGACGAGAGAACAGTCCCGCTTTATATCCTCTGGTCATCAGCGAGGGAACTATCTTCACCCAACTGCATCAGCCCCACCATGCAACATGATTGCCTAAGCTTAAGTTCCTTAGGGATTTGGGGTCCATAAACAAACCAATTACAGACTGAGGACTCTTATTCTGTTATTTCTAATCTCGTATAGACTATAGGCATACGTATGCAGACCAACTGTATACGGGATAGCGGCGACTAGCGCTGGGACTCCCGGCTTGGCCTCAAGAGCCTTCGGAAGGACATGGACTGAAATATATACGCTCAGGTGCCATTTCATGATTTGAAGATGTCACGCGGCTGATTGTTTTACAGACACTCACTCATTGGTTGGTCGTTCGTATTATGCGAACCACACTGGCTGGAATGAAAGAAATGTACGATTTGTGATGAAGCTTTACGAAACAAGAACAATAGCCTCACCCCACTACAGCTCTCCTCGACCTTGCGATGAGGCGAAAAGTGGAGATTTTTGCAAATATGCCCacttaataatctttatctAATCCGTGCGAACCAAGTTTGACGGTGGGCCAGAGATCTAGATCGCAGCTCAACATCGGAAATCCCGAGATTCTGCAGACATTCCAAATATATTGCTATCCTGCAAGCCAATCGAGCTTTCTCTGTTCCATACATCAGCACACACTGTTCAATTCCACAATGACATCACAAAGTACTATTCATCAAAcgtctatatttataatgtATCCATAATAGCATCACCCAACAGGTCCCCCTACTCAGGCACCCCCCTCAAAGTCACCACCGTATCCCTCACACTCTCCCTCAACCCGCGATAAACCAGCCCCAAATCGCCCACCGACGCCGAATTATCAAACCCATACTTCGGCCCACCCTCCGGATACTCCCCATCCCTCAAcgcctcccccccttccGGCAACCCCCCCTTAACCTCGGGAAACTCCTCCCCCAGAACCTCCACAATCTCCCTATTACAAAACGCCCCGGCCGTCAAAAAGTACCTCTTCCCATCCGtcacctcccccttctccaacgCCACCGCATGCGCCATCGCCGCATCCCTCACATCCACCCAAAACGCACTCCCCGTCGCCGGACACTTCTCCCTAAACTTCCCCGCCACGAAATCCCTAATCCTCGTATTCGACGTATTCACCTCCCCCAGATTCCTCAACGACCCAGGCACAACCGGCCCGAATATCAACGACGGATTCATCACCGTCAACCCAAAGCTcggcttctccctctccataaACCCCCACGCTTCCCGCTCCGCCAGCGCCTTACTCGTCCGATACCCAGCCTGCCCCTGCGCATTCGCAGGACTAACCGCCTCTTCCCAGGACACGTTATTCCAATCCTTCTCGGAATACTTGCTCCCCGCAGGTTTATGGGGATTCCACATCGCCGCGAACGACGACGTAATCACCACTTTCTTCACCGTAGGTGCGTACTTCTGCACGGAACTTAATATCCCGATGGTGCCATTGACAGCTGGATCTAACATGTCTTTCTTGATATTGTCGATGCTGTAGTGGAACGGACTCGCTGTGTGGATTACACCG
This genomic window contains:
- a CDS encoding uncharacterized protein (COG:Q;~EggNog:ENOG410Q21U;~InterPro:IPR036291,IPR001509;~PFAM:PF08659,PF01073,PF01370;~go_function: GO:0003824 - catalytic activity [Evidence IEA]) translates to MSQILITGGTGFLASTLIDILLSRGHNIITTVRSAEKASQVQSIRPDIPPHRLIIKIVPDISLLSAFDSAVVNDPPLTGVIHTASPFHYSIDNIKKDMLDPAVNGTIGILSSVQKYAPTVKKVVITSSFAAMWNPHKPAGSKYSEKDWNNVSWEEAVSPANAQGQAGYRTSKALAEREAWGFMEREKPSFGLTVMNPSLIFGPVVPGSLRNLGEVNTSNTRIRDFVAGKFREKCPATGSAFWVDVRDAAMAHAVALEKGEVTDGKRYFLTAGAFCNREIVEVLGEEFPEVKGGLPEGGEALRDGEYPEGGPKYGFDNSASVGDLGLVYRGLRESVRDTVVTLRGVPE